Within the Leptospira ryugenii genome, the region TATCCAAGAATTGAAAAAAGTGTATTTTATGAGTATCTCAATTCAGCCTCTCTTTTTATAACCTATTATGGAATAGGAATGTTAGAATCACTCTTCTTGAAAAAAAGAACCCTTTTATATGGCATTGGCCCTGTGCATGACCGTTTAGGTATTTTTTTCTCTAAACAATATGCAGTCCCTTATCTTGGAAATGTAGAACATTTAAATTTCGAAAGGCAAATGCTAAATGAACGCAATCCAAACATAAAGATTGAAATCACTGCCCAAGAAAAAATAATCAGATGGCTAGCAGGTTTATGAAACAAAGTTTACGACATATACTATCATTCCTTCTCCTAAGCATTCTCTCCTTCCAAACTCAATCGGCACAAGAGACGCTAGCGACAGAGGATATTGCTCTCATCCAAAGAAAAATCGAATTAGAAAAGACAGGGAGAAATATCATCAATGCATTACGCTTTGGTAAATTTGCGCTTGCTGACCAAGAATGGAAACGAATCCAAGCTGAAGAATTTAAAACTGAAGCAGAATACTATTATCTAGCAGGTGCTTTGATGTACTCTCGTTTAGATTGGCAAGATGCTAAAGAATTTCTCCAGAAATCACTATCACTCGAACCTAGTCATGAGGCATCTAGCTTTTTGCTCGGAATGATTTTTGCTCAGGCAGACAATTGGAAACAGGCAAAACAAGTCTGGGTAAAGACGATTGAAATTTCCCCTTACAATCCATTTTATCATTACAATTTAGGATTATCCTATTATATTCTTGCGGAATATGATAAAGCGATTGAATCTTTATCCAAATCCTTAGAGTACAAACCGAACTACCTTGAAGCAAAGATTATTCTTGCAAAAACATATCTCGAATTAGGTGAACTTTTAAATGCAAAAAATGAACTAGAGTCTATTTTAGAAATCGAACCAAAAAACCAAGTCGCTTCGAATCTATATGGTCGTGCAATTTATGAAATGGACCGTGATCCCAAAAAGGCATTATCATATCTTAAGAATGATAAAATTCTAGGCTGGCGGGAAAAGAGAATTTATGCACGCTGCTACTTCGAAATTCGCAAGTGGAGAGAATCAGAAGCCTTGTTTCGAACCATAGCATACTCCCCCTTTGCAGATGAATTTGACCAGAGTTTTTATCTAAACCTTTTATTGAACTTGGGTTTGGAAGAGAAAGCAAATGACTTTTTCCATTTTACAAGAAAACAAGACCGCAACAATTCAAATGTCACGGACACTTATAAAATGTTACTATCTAGTAGAGAAGGGAAAACCCTACTCTACCATTATTTCAAACTGAGATACTAAGTAGCAGATTGGTCTTGTTTTGCTTGTGTATACTTCCACTCTACGGCCACTCGGATTAACTTCTCATTTTCTGAGATACTCAATTTTGTTTTAATCCGGGATCTGAGAGTTTCAATTGTAGACGGTGCAAGACCCATATTGGCTGCGATTTCTTTTACTGGCATTCCCTCGCCTATCATTAGAAAGACTTCCAACTCACGGTTGGAAAGTCGGTCAATTGGATCCTTTTCTTCTTTTTGGGAGTTTTTGTATAGGTGACCTAAAAGCCTTGTTGCTTGCGAAGAGCTCACAAAATAGTCACCTTTCAAAACTGTCTGGATCGCCTCAACTATTTGCGTTGTGGTATCTTCTTTGAATACATAGCCCATAGCTCCCAATTTAAATGCCCGGTCTACAAATGTATCGTCAGTCAACATACTGATGATGATCACAGCAATTTCGGGGAAAGCAGTGCGCAATTTCTTGAGTAGTTGCAATCCACTTTGATTCTGTTTCAATTGGATATCAACCAAGACCAAAGCAGGTTTTAGTTTCTCAATTTCTAAGAATGCATTCTCTATGTTGTCTGAGGACCCGATACAATCTAAGTCTTCCGACTGAGAAATTAAATTTTGCAGAGCATCCACAACTAGTGGGTGGTCGTCTACGATATAAACCTGCTTCTTCATTTAACAATCCATTTACGATTCTTTGAGAGCGTTGATCATCTCTTGAGTTGCTTTCTTTCCATCACCAAATAACATCAAACAGTTGTCTGCGATGAATAATGGATTAGGAACTCCAGCAAAACCAGGACTTAACGACCGTTTAATGACCACTACAGTTTTTGCCTTATCTACATCTAAGATAGGCATTCCCGCAATTGGTGATTTCGGATCGGTCTTTGCCAAAGGATTCGTAACATCATTTGCTCCATTGACGATCACCACGTCAACATTTTCAAATGTACTATTGATTTCATCCATTTCCTTTAATCGGTCATACGGAATGTCTGCTTCTGCTAGAAGGACATTCATATGACCCGGCATACGTCCAGCGACAGGATGGATTGCAAAGCTTACATCAATACCCTTCGCAGTCAATAGTTGATACAAATCCCTAACCGCATGTTGTGCTTGTGCAACGGCCATTCCGTACCCAGGAACTATCACTACAGTTCTTGCAATATCTAGTAACATTGCCACTTCTTCAGGACTTGTTGCTTTGGTTTTTCCTGTATAGAAATCTCCATCTTGTTTGGACTCTTCTGCGATGGCACCAAATCCACCAAATAGAACGTTTGCCAAGCTACGGTTCATAGCTTTACACATGATTTGAGTTAAAATAATTCCAGAAGCACCAACAAGGGAGCCAGAAATGATCAGAACATTGTTATTTAAAACAAAACCAGTAGCAGATGCCGCTATCCCTGAATAGGAGTTGAGAAGTGATATCACAACAGGCATATCAGCTCCACCAATAGGCATTACCAATAAAATTCCTAAAAGCAAACTGATTGCACTTAGTACCCAATAGAGTACTTCATCAGTTGGATTGATGACGTGGAAAACTCCTAGACCAAGAATGATAAGCCCGAATATGATTTTGACAACTTGGTCTCCTGAATAACGAACTGCTTTCTCTGTGATAAAGCCTTGTAATTTACCAAAGGCTATAAAACTTCCACTGAAAGTCACCCCGCCGACGATAGCAGAGAAGACAATGGAGATGATCTCTTGGTAATTTACGACATAGGTATAAGTAGGTATCGAAAGTTCTAAAGCGGCACCAGCAACCATGACCGAGGCGATCCCACCAAATCCATTTAGGATAGCTACAAGTTGTGGCATTGCGGTCATTTGGATTTTGATGGCTAAGACAACACCAATTGCAGAACCAATCAAGATCCCGAGAATGATCCAATCATAGCTTAGGATTTTTTGGTCCAGAAGGGTTACGAGTACGGCAATCAACATCCCGATAGCTCCCAATAAGTTTCCTCTGGTTGCCGTTTTTGGGGTGCCTAACTGTTTTAATCCAACGATGAAGAGAACAGAGGCCAAAAGATAAGAAAGATTTAAGAAGTGGCTGAGTTGCATGTTTGCTTTTAGTCCTTTTTCTTAAACATTCCAAGCATACGGTGCGTCACCAAAAATCCGCCCACAACGTTTATGGTTGCAAAGATCACGGACAAAAATCCTAAGATTTTTGTGAGGTTACTTTCTTGGATCCCGGCTGCATACAGAGCACCGATCAGAGTGATGCCAGAGATTGCGTTGGAACCCGACATAAGTGGTGTGTGAAGGATGGGAGGAATTTTAGTGATGATTTCAAATCCGACGAAGATTGCTAAAACGAAGATCGTGACTGCAGTTACAAATATTTCCATAGGCTTGAAGTAGTTATGGAATCTTTCGTCTTTTTGGAAAACAATTTTTCCTTGGGTTTACTTCTTTAAATAGTCCGCAATATCTCGGGCATTGCTTTCTAAACTCCCTCGGACCCTATTTTCTCGAAGCTTTTTCGCAAAATCTGGCAATGTCTCTTCAAATTCTTCATTTGAATACGAGGTAAACTCCTTTTCCATCAGCACTTCATTGGAGGGAGTACTCACCTTCATCTCAATTGTTGTAATCATAAAAAATGATTTCAACAGATAGATAATGATGATTTCTTCAATTACTTCCCAGATAAAAACCGCAAGTCCTACCTCTGGCTCTCCCGTCGCCTCGCCTATGATAAATCCAAAAACCAAACCCACCGAAAGCCCTTGGATGAATATTTTAGGTCTTACCTCCCCCATATCTAAGATAGTTGTTTCCAATACCAAATCTGCTTTTTCTCTTTCGTTTACAAGGTGCACCCCGTTCGCCAGGAGATATCGCCTTAGCCTAACATCAAACCAGTTTGCATGGTTATCCATTATCTTTTGGATCAATTTTGTTTTTGCTTCGCCTTCTGCGATCTGCGAGCTAATGGAACGAAGAAAGTATATATCGATTCCAACTTTTGTCTTTTCTAAATAGAACTTGGGTTTTGATGGTTTTGAAGCAACGTAAGTATTGTATTTCTGGCTACAATGTACAAGGAGTGATATAATGAGAATCGAGGATAAAAATCGCAATGATTTGTCTTATGCAGTAGGGTCTAAGATACCTGCTTCCTCGAAACCTTTTTTTCGAAGCAAACAGGAATCACATTTTCCACACGGCTTTCCTTTCACAGGATCATAGCAAGAGTGAGTTAACTCGAAAGGCACATGGTAACGATTTGCGAGTAAAACGATCTCCTTCTTGTTCAGTTTGAGCAAGGGAGTTTTGATCTGTATTTTTTTTCTTCCACTAACGCCCGTTTTTGTTCCTAAGTCTGCTACAGTCTGAAACGCTTGGATGAACTCGGGTCTACAGTCAGGATATCCGGAATAATCGAGTGCATTTACACCAATATAAATGGAATCATATCCGTGGCCTTCCGCTAAGGATAAAGCAAAAGACAAAAACAAAGTATTTCTCCCAGGGACATATGTATTTGGAATCTCCTTGTCCTTTTGCAATTGGTTCAACTGAACATTTTTTCTAACTTTCAAACGTTCTTCTGTCAGAGAACTTCCTAAAAAAAACTCTGGATCCAATTTTTGGACCAGATGCTTTACTCCTAATTTTTCAGCGATCAATTTACTTTTCGCTATTTCGATTTTATGTTTTTGTGAGTAGAGAAAGGAAAGTGCTAATATGGGAAGCTTTTTCTGTTTCGGATAACCGAAGTCATGTGCAGCTAGATAAAGACAAGTTGTTGAATCCAATCCTCCTGATAAAAGTACAACCGCGCCATTTGTATCTTTCATGGCTGTTTGGGACCGTAATAGACACATGAGCTAGTACATGTTTCAAAAACAGTTATCTTGTAAAGTAATGGGAGTTCAGGTTTTAAGCGATTCCAAAGCCATACAGCCAATTTTTCACTCGTTGGGTTTTCTAAACCCTTCACCTCGTTTAACACATAATGATCTAAATCTTTTTCGATGATAGGTTTTACAACAGATTTGAGATCAGCAAAATCCATCAACCAACCAGTATGTGAATCGATTTGGCCTTTCAAACACACAGAAAATCGGAAACTGTGGCCATGCATCCTTCTACATTTATGGCCTTCTGGAACATTCGGCAAATAATGGGCCGCTTCAAAACCAAATGTCTTTTCGAGCTCGATCTCTTCCATCATCACTCTTCCGTAGAGTATTCTGTGAAAAGAGACTTTTGGTTTCCTACGTGGTTTTGAAATTCGACTGGGTAATTGGATGTAAAACAAGCATCACAGAATCCACCGCCTTTATGACCAGCAACGGCATCAT harbors:
- a CDS encoding tetratricopeptide repeat protein, translating into MKQSLRHILSFLLLSILSFQTQSAQETLATEDIALIQRKIELEKTGRNIINALRFGKFALADQEWKRIQAEEFKTEAEYYYLAGALMYSRLDWQDAKEFLQKSLSLEPSHEASSFLLGMIFAQADNWKQAKQVWVKTIEISPYNPFYHYNLGLSYYILAEYDKAIESLSKSLEYKPNYLEAKIILAKTYLELGELLNAKNELESILEIEPKNQVASNLYGRAIYEMDRDPKKALSYLKNDKILGWREKRIYARCYFEIRKWRESEALFRTIAYSPFADEFDQSFYLNLLLNLGLEEKANDFFHFTRKQDRNNSNVTDTYKMLLSSREGKTLLYHYFKLRY
- a CDS encoding response regulator transcription factor, producing MKKQVYIVDDHPLVVDALQNLISQSEDLDCIGSSDNIENAFLEIEKLKPALVLVDIQLKQNQSGLQLLKKLRTAFPEIAVIIISMLTDDTFVDRAFKLGAMGYVFKEDTTTQIVEAIQTVLKGDYFVSSSQATRLLGHLYKNSQKEEKDPIDRLSNRELEVFLMIGEGMPVKEIAANMGLAPSTIETLRSRIKTKLSISENEKLIRVAVEWKYTQAKQDQSAT
- a CDS encoding NAD(P)(+) transhydrogenase (Re/Si-specific) subunit beta produces the protein MQLSHFLNLSYLLASVLFIVGLKQLGTPKTATRGNLLGAIGMLIAVLVTLLDQKILSYDWIILGILIGSAIGVVLAIKIQMTAMPQLVAILNGFGGIASVMVAGAALELSIPTYTYVVNYQEIISIVFSAIVGGVTFSGSFIAFGKLQGFITEKAVRYSGDQVVKIIFGLIILGLGVFHVINPTDEVLYWVLSAISLLLGILLVMPIGGADMPVVISLLNSYSGIAASATGFVLNNNVLIISGSLVGASGIILTQIMCKAMNRSLANVLFGGFGAIAEESKQDGDFYTGKTKATSPEEVAMLLDIARTVVIVPGYGMAVAQAQHAVRDLYQLLTAKGIDVSFAIHPVAGRMPGHMNVLLAEADIPYDRLKEMDEINSTFENVDVVIVNGANDVTNPLAKTDPKSPIAGMPILDVDKAKTVVVIKRSLSPGFAGVPNPLFIADNCLMLFGDGKKATQEMINALKES
- a CDS encoding NAD(P) transhydrogenase subunit alpha, which encodes MEIFVTAVTIFVLAIFVGFEIITKIPPILHTPLMSGSNAISGITLIGALYAAGIQESNLTKILGFLSVIFATINVVGGFLVTHRMLGMFKKKD
- the queC gene encoding 7-cyano-7-deazaguanine synthase QueC, whose protein sequence is MKDTNGAVVLLSGGLDSTTCLYLAAHDFGYPKQKKLPILALSFLYSQKHKIEIAKSKLIAEKLGVKHLVQKLDPEFFLGSSLTEERLKVRKNVQLNQLQKDKEIPNTYVPGRNTLFLSFALSLAEGHGYDSIYIGVNALDYSGYPDCRPEFIQAFQTVADLGTKTGVSGRKKIQIKTPLLKLNKKEIVLLANRYHVPFELTHSCYDPVKGKPCGKCDSCLLRKKGFEEAGILDPTA
- the queD gene encoding 6-carboxytetrahydropterin synthase QueD, producing MEEIELEKTFGFEAAHYLPNVPEGHKCRRMHGHSFRFSVCLKGQIDSHTGWLMDFADLKSVVKPIIEKDLDHYVLNEVKGLENPTSEKLAVWLWNRLKPELPLLYKITVFETCTSSCVYYGPKQP